A stretch of Ipomoea triloba cultivar NCNSP0323 chromosome 13, ASM357664v1 DNA encodes these proteins:
- the LOC116003181 gene encoding acetylornithine deacetylase isoform X2, with amino-acid sequence MATSVKQALGDLNKERFVALLGKLIGESKYVQNNPPELIPEEDRVVKHVLDSLLPFSTTTGGGPLVINHVTYKPNRGNLVVEYPGTQPGKVLSFVGMHMDVVTANPADWDFDPFSLSIDGDKLRGRGTTDCLGHVALVAELMRQLGETKPQLKSTVVAVFIASEENSSIPGVGVDALVKDGLLDKLKHGPLFWIDTADKQPCVGTGGMIPWKLKVTGKLFHSGLAHKAINPLELAMEALKEIQLRFYKDFPPHPKEQIYGFATPSTMKPTQWSYPGGGINQIPAECTVSGDVRLTPFYRLSICFDEASSGVACNLESRGFQVLCKATEEIVGHVKPYSITGTLPLIRDLQDEGFDVQTSGYGLMATYHAKNEYCLLTDMCQGYGVFASIISQLED; translated from the exons ATGGCTACTTCGGTGAAGCAAGCCCTCGGTGATCTGAACAAGGAGCGCTTTGTAGCTCTATTGGGAAAGCTGATTGGGGAGTCCAAGTACGTGCAGAACAACCCACCGGAGCTGATCCCGGAGGAGGACAGAGTGGTAAAGCACGTTCTTGATTCCCTCCTCCCTTTCAGCACCACCACCGGCGGTGGTCCACTCGTTATCAACCATGTCACCTATAAGCCCAACCGGGGCAACCTTGTCGTCGAGTATCCGGGTACCCAGCCCGGAAAGGTTCTTTCTTTCGTCGGGATGCATATGGATGTCGTCACTGCTAATCCTGCTGATTGG GATTTTGATCCCTTCTCATTGAGCATTGATGGTGACAAACTTCGTGGACGGGGAACTACTGATTGTTTAGGCCATGTTGCCCTTGTTGCTGAACTTATGAGACAGTTGGGAGAGACAAAACCACAGTTGAAGTCCACTGTGGTTGCTGTCTTCATAGCCAGTGAAGAGAACTCATCCATCCCGGGGGTTGGAGTGGATGCGTTAGTGAAAGATGGATTGCTTGATAAGTTGAAGCACGGTCCTTT ATTCTGGATTGACACAGCCGATAAGCAGCCTTGCGTCGGTACTGGTGGCATGATACCATGGAAACTTAAAGTTACTGGAAAACTTTTCCACAGTGGTCTGGCCCATAAG GCTATTAATCCACTGGAGTTAGCAATGGAGGCGCTTAAAGAAATCCAATTACGGTTCTACAAAGACTTCCCTCCTCATCCTAAAGAACAAATTTATGGATTCGCAACACCATCAACCATGAAGCCAACTCAATGGAGTT ATCCCGGGGGTGGTATCAATCAAATACCAGCTGAGTGCACCGTTTCAGGAGATGTTAG GTTGACTCCGTTTTACAG ATTAAGTATATGTTTTGATGAGGCATCGTCAGGAGTTGCTTGTAACCTTGAGTCTCGTGGTTTCCAAGTATTGTGCAAAGCGACTGAAGAAATAGTTGGGCATGTAAAACCGTATTCTATAACTGGTACTCTGCCGCTGATACGAGATTTGCAG GATGAGGGTTTTGATGTTCAGACTTCAGGCTATG
- the LOC116003181 gene encoding acetylornithine deacetylase isoform X1, which produces MATSVKQALGDLNKERFVALLGKLIGESKYVQNNPPELIPEEDRVVKHVLDSLLPFSTTTGGGPLVINHVTYKPNRGNLVVEYPGTQPGKVLSFVGMHMDVVTANPADWDFDPFSLSIDGDKLRGRGTTDCLGHVALVAELMRQLGETKPQLKSTVVAVFIASEENSSIPGVGVDALVKDGLLDKLKHGPLFWIDTADKQPCVGTGGMIPWKLKVTGKLFHSGLAHKAINPLELAMEALKEIQLRFYKDFPPHPKEQIYGFATPSTMKPTQWSYPGGGINQIPAECTVSGDVRLTPFYSVSDVMTKLQEYVDDLNANIDKLDTRGPVSKYALPDENLRGRLSICFDEASSGVACNLESRGFQVLCKATEEIVGHVKPYSITGTLPLIRDLQDEGFDVQTSGYGLMATYHAKNEYCLLTDMCQGYGVFASIISQLED; this is translated from the exons ATGGCTACTTCGGTGAAGCAAGCCCTCGGTGATCTGAACAAGGAGCGCTTTGTAGCTCTATTGGGAAAGCTGATTGGGGAGTCCAAGTACGTGCAGAACAACCCACCGGAGCTGATCCCGGAGGAGGACAGAGTGGTAAAGCACGTTCTTGATTCCCTCCTCCCTTTCAGCACCACCACCGGCGGTGGTCCACTCGTTATCAACCATGTCACCTATAAGCCCAACCGGGGCAACCTTGTCGTCGAGTATCCGGGTACCCAGCCCGGAAAGGTTCTTTCTTTCGTCGGGATGCATATGGATGTCGTCACTGCTAATCCTGCTGATTGG GATTTTGATCCCTTCTCATTGAGCATTGATGGTGACAAACTTCGTGGACGGGGAACTACTGATTGTTTAGGCCATGTTGCCCTTGTTGCTGAACTTATGAGACAGTTGGGAGAGACAAAACCACAGTTGAAGTCCACTGTGGTTGCTGTCTTCATAGCCAGTGAAGAGAACTCATCCATCCCGGGGGTTGGAGTGGATGCGTTAGTGAAAGATGGATTGCTTGATAAGTTGAAGCACGGTCCTTT ATTCTGGATTGACACAGCCGATAAGCAGCCTTGCGTCGGTACTGGTGGCATGATACCATGGAAACTTAAAGTTACTGGAAAACTTTTCCACAGTGGTCTGGCCCATAAG GCTATTAATCCACTGGAGTTAGCAATGGAGGCGCTTAAAGAAATCCAATTACGGTTCTACAAAGACTTCCCTCCTCATCCTAAAGAACAAATTTATGGATTCGCAACACCATCAACCATGAAGCCAACTCAATGGAGTT ATCCCGGGGGTGGTATCAATCAAATACCAGCTGAGTGCACCGTTTCAGGAGATGTTAG GTTGACTCCGTTTTACAG TGTATCAGATGTGATGACGAAGCTACAAGAATATGTTGATGACTTGAATGCAAACATAGACAAGCTTGACACTCGAGGGCCTGTTTCAAAATACGCCCTGCCTGATGAAAACCTTAGGGGCAG ATTAAGTATATGTTTTGATGAGGCATCGTCAGGAGTTGCTTGTAACCTTGAGTCTCGTGGTTTCCAAGTATTGTGCAAAGCGACTGAAGAAATAGTTGGGCATGTAAAACCGTATTCTATAACTGGTACTCTGCCGCTGATACGAGATTTGCAG GATGAGGGTTTTGATGTTCAGACTTCAGGCTATG